Proteins from a genomic interval of Rosa chinensis cultivar Old Blush chromosome 2, RchiOBHm-V2, whole genome shotgun sequence:
- the LOC112184652 gene encoding ESCRT-related protein CHMP1A, producing the protein MGNTEKLMNQIMELKFTSKTLESSLTTGNLQKKSETMDSFEKQFVNMEVQAEFMESSMAGSTSLSTPEGEVNSLMQQVADDYGLEVSVGLPQPAAHAVPTKEAGEDDLSRRLAELKARG; encoded by the coding sequence ATGGGCAACACGGAGAAGCTGATGAACCAGATCATGGAGCTGAAATTCACGTCCAAAACCCTCGAGTCCTCGCTCACCACCGGAAACCTCCAGAAGAAGTCGGAGACCATGGACTCGTTTGAGAAGCAGTTCGTCAACATGGAGGTCCAGGCTGAGTTCATGGAGAGCTCCATGGCCGGCTCCACCTCGCTTTCCACTCCCGAAGGTGAGGTCAACAGTCTTATGCAACAGGTTGCCGATGACTATGGGCTTGAGGTCTCCGTGGGCCTGCCACAGCCGGCGGCCCATGCCGTGCCGACCAAGGAGGCCGGTGAGGATGATCTTTCCAGGAGGCTTGCGGAGCTCAAGGCTAGAGGTTGA
- the LOC112187202 gene encoding putative disease resistance protein RGA4 isoform X1 yields MAETLINLLLERLASVTVNRIGRELQLVIGVDDEVANLSRNLRLITNVLQDAERQVTEASMGEVTGASVGDWLNELNQVSHEMDDVLDEWCTEILKHEQEGVNPTEALEIPEGSNKGGIIETAPRTKEKVCLPLPSCFSCCRVKQVVRLPVNIVRRVVHRRDIAVKIQSLNEKLTRIANERQRYNFQDTKEAPKPPPRQLTSSLVIDKSFGRKTEKDLLVGKLLDESSSHKRGGPLIIPIIGLGGIGRTTLCQLVYNDDMVNTYFDKKIWVCVSDPFEEIKIAKAIIEGLDNVNNTPNSNQLDPFMVRIKELIKGKKFLLVLDDVWNPNSSQWNELIKPLLEGATGSRILVTTRKEEVAQVMGATNQMIHLKALSEECTRELFNHITFLDREDEFEKFEMFVQEFVEKCKGLPLVAKTLGSLMRHKKTKKEWQDVLQSPIWELKKIPEEVFQPLLLSYYDLSPTIRRCLLYCVTFPKDHVIDKEVLIELWMSQDYLYKKQKKEDEVGQTYFEELAMRSFFQDFERDDDGNVTKCKMHDIMHDLLQFLTKEECFSMEVKGADEMLELPSSNSFRHFTLMFASQGLSSILSSQNCGNLRTFTTFASTIYSIEPEFITSLKRVRTLNLSSTALGVVPKEVGELLHLRYLDLSDNGFMELPDKIGDLYNLQTLRLVRCYNLLKGPDLRKLINLKHLYVQGSLRLESKGISRLKSLQTLDEFHVSEDTREEGLLEDLENLDKLQGALSMQHLASPLQTVSGAKRARLNTKRLLHLELNFRCDCRRRIRRGEAEGAILNALKPHPDLESLSILGCRGATSTPTWLMSLPNLKRLTLYIRYLEDLPALGTLSFLESLDIKMTDKLQKVGVEFLGINRISSSSSSEVISFPKLKHLTFSFMDEWKEWEEVDSQNIRIMPCLSSLEVRNCRKLKALPEFLWKTPLKSLTITSCPILHSVYYGSERCHWTTYGEKPAPINEGFNKISHIPEIRIGYEF; encoded by the coding sequence ATGGCTGAAACACTCATTAATCTACTCCTGGAGCGTTTGGCTTCGGTCACCGTTAACAGGATCGGAAGAGAGCTGCAGCTGGTGATAGGTGTTGATGATGAAGTCGCAAACCTGTCCCGCAATTTGAGACTCATCACAAATGTGCTTCAGGATGCGGAGAGACAAGTCACGGAGGCCAGCATGGGAGAAGTGACGGGGGCCAGCGTGGGAGATTGGCTGAATGAACTGAACCAAGTTTCTCATGAGATGGACGACGTGTTGGATGAGTGGTGCACAGAAATTCTTAAGCATGAACAAGAAGGTGTGAACCCAACGGAGGCCTTGGAGATTCCAGAGGGTTCAAACAAAGGGGGAATTATTGAAACTGCTCCTCGTACTAAGGAGAAGGTATGTCTCCCCCTTCCTTCTTGCTTTTCTTGCTGCCGAGTCAAACAAGTAGTTCGTCTTCCAGTCAATATAGTCCGTCGAGTAGTTCATCGTCGCGACATTGCGGTCAAAATACAGAGTCTAAACGAAAAGTTAACTCGGATTGCTAATGAAAGACAACGTTATAACTTTCAAGATACAAAAGAAGCACCTAAACCACCTCCACGACAACTAACTTCTTCTCTTGTCATTGACAAATCCTTTGGTCGAAAAACCGAAAAGGACCTTTTAGTAGGCAAGTTGCTAGATGAGAGTAGTAGTCATAAGAGGGGGGGTCCTCTTATCATCCCTATAATAGGATTGGGAGGGATAGGGAGAACAACTCTTTGTCAACTAGTCTATAATGATGACATGGTCAACACCTATTTTGACAAGAAGATATGGGTCTGTGTCTCAGATCCTTTTGAAGAGATTAAGATTGCTAAAGCCATCATAGAAGGTCTTGATAATGTGAACAATACTCCAAACTCAAATCAGTTAGACCCTTTTATGGTACGCATAAAAGAATTAATCAAGGGAAAAAAATTTCTCCTCGTCCTAGATGATGTGTGGAACCCAAATTCTAGTCAATGGAATGAATTAATCAAACCCTTGCTTGAGGGTGCCACTGGCAGTAGAATATTGGTAACCACACGAAAAGAGGAGGTTGCTCAAGTAATGGGAGCGACCAATCAAATGATTCACTTGAAGGCATTAAGTGAAGAGTGCACTCGGGAGCTGTTCAATCACATTACCTTCCTTGATAGGGAAGATGAGTTTGAAAAGTTTGAAATGTTTGTCCAAGAGTTTGTAGAGAAGTGTAAAGGTTTACCTCTTGTTGCGAAGACTTTAGGTAGTCTCATGCgccataagaaaacaaaaaaagaatggcaagatgtaTTACAAAGTCCAAtatgggaattaaaaaaaattccggAGGAGGTTTTTCAACCATTATTGTTAAGTTATTATGATTTGTCCCCAACCATTAGACGTTGTCTTTTGTATTGCGTTACTTTTCCGAAAGATCATGTGATTGATAAAGAAGTTTTGATTGAGTTGTGGATGTCACAAGACTATTTGTacaagaagcaaaagaaagaagacGAGGTTGGTCAAACATATTTTGAGGAGTTAGCAATGAGGTCTTTCTTCCAAGATTTTGAGAGAGACGATGATGGGAATGttacaaaatgcaaaatgcACGATATTATGCATGACCTTTTGCAGTTCTTGACCAAGGAAGAATGTTTTAGTATGGAGGTGAAGGGTGCTGATGAGATGTTGGAGCTTCCCAGCAGTAACAGTTTTCGTCACTTCACGCTGATGTTTGCATCTCAGGGTTTATCTAGCATCCTTTCTTCTCAAAATTGTGGAAATTTGCGTACCTTCACTACTTTTGCTTCAACAATTTATAGTATTGAGCCAGAGTTTATAACTTCACTGAAACGTGTTAGGACTTTAAATTTGAGTAGTACTGCCCTCGGAGTAGTTCCAAAAGAGGTTGGTGAATTGCTACATTTGAGGTATCTTGATCTATCAGATAATGGCTTTATGGAATTACCTGACAAAATAGGTGATTTGTACAATCTACAAACCTTGCGGCTTGTTCGGTGCTATAATCTGCTAAAAGGGCCTGATCTGAGGAAGTTAATCAATTTGAAGCATCTTTACGTCCAGGGTAGTCTGCGTTTAGAGTCAAAAGGTATTAGTAGATTGAAATCGCTGCAAACACTAGATGAGTTTCACGTGAGCGAAGATACCAGAGAAGAAGGATTGTTGGAGGATCTGGAAAACTTGGACAAGCTTCAAGGGGCTCTTTCCATGCAACACTTGGCATCCCCATTGCAAACTGTGAGTGGGGCCAAGAGAGCACGGTTGAATACGAAACGCCTCCTCCACTTGGAACTTAATTTCCGCTGTGACTGTAGAAGAAGAATACGGAGGGGCGAAGCCGAAGGAGCGATACTGAATGCTTTAAAACCACATCCAGATTTGGAATCATTAAGCATCCTTGGGTGTCGTGGGGCTACCTCGACTCCCACTTGGCTCATGTCTTTACCAAACTTGAAGAGGCTTACTCTTTACATCAGGTATTTGGAGGATTTACCTGCTTTAGGGACACTGTCGTTCCTTGAATCGCTGGATATAAAGATGACTGATAAACTGCAAAAGGTGGGTGTTGAGTTTCTGGGGATAAATCGAATATCATCATCGTCGTCATCGGAGGTTATTTCATTCCCAAAGTTAAAACACCTCACATTCAGTTTCATGGATGAATGGAAAGAGTGGGAAGAAGTGGATTCTCAGAATATCAGGATAATGCCATGCCTTTCATCCTTAGAAGTGAGGAACTGTCGGAAACTAAAAGCTCTGCCGGAGTTCCTATGGAAGACACCACTGAAGAGTTTGACCATTACGAGTTGTCCAATTCTGCATTCTGTGTACTACGGAAGCGAACGTTGTCATTGGACCACTTATGGTGAGAAGCCAGCCCCGATTAATGAGGGGTTTAACAAGATATCTCACATCCCAGAAATCAGAATAGGTTATGAATTTTGA
- the LOC112187202 gene encoding putative disease resistance protein RGA1 isoform X2, producing the protein MAETLINLLLERLASVTVNRIGRELQLVIGVDDEVANLSRNLRLITNVLQDAERQVTEASMGEVTGASVGDWLNELNQVSHEMDDVLDEWCTEILKHEQEGVNPTEALEIPEGSNKGGIIETAPRTKEKFLTKEECFSMEVKGADEMLELPSSNSFRHFTLMFASQGLSSILSSQNCGNLRTFTTFASTIYSIEPEFITSLKRVRTLNLSSTALGVVPKEVGELLHLRYLDLSDNGFMELPDKIGDLYNLQTLRLVRCYNLLKGPDLRKLINLKHLYVQGSLRLESKGISRLKSLQTLDEFHVSEDTREEGLLEDLENLDKLQGALSMQHLASPLQTVSGAKRARLNTKRLLHLELNFRCDCRRRIRRGEAEGAILNALKPHPDLESLSILGCRGATSTPTWLMSLPNLKRLTLYIRYLEDLPALGTLSFLESLDIKMTDKLQKVGVEFLGINRISSSSSSEVISFPKLKHLTFSFMDEWKEWEEVDSQNIRIMPCLSSLEVRNCRKLKALPEFLWKTPLKSLTITSCPILHSVYYGSERCHWTTYGEKPAPINEGFNKISHIPEIRIGYEF; encoded by the exons ATGGCTGAAACACTCATTAATCTACTCCTGGAGCGTTTGGCTTCGGTCACCGTTAACAGGATCGGAAGAGAGCTGCAGCTGGTGATAGGTGTTGATGATGAAGTCGCAAACCTGTCCCGCAATTTGAGACTCATCACAAATGTGCTTCAGGATGCGGAGAGACAAGTCACGGAGGCCAGCATGGGAGAAGTGACGGGGGCCAGCGTGGGAGATTGGCTGAATGAACTGAACCAAGTTTCTCATGAGATGGACGACGTGTTGGATGAGTGGTGCACAGAAATTCTTAAGCATGAACAAGAAGGTGTGAACCCAACGGAGGCCTTGGAGATTCCAGAGGGTTCAAACAAAGGGGGAATTATTGAAACTGCTCCTCGTACTAAGGAGAAG TTCTTGACCAAGGAAGAATGTTTTAGTATGGAGGTGAAGGGTGCTGATGAGATGTTGGAGCTTCCCAGCAGTAACAGTTTTCGTCACTTCACGCTGATGTTTGCATCTCAGGGTTTATCTAGCATCCTTTCTTCTCAAAATTGTGGAAATTTGCGTACCTTCACTACTTTTGCTTCAACAATTTATAGTATTGAGCCAGAGTTTATAACTTCACTGAAACGTGTTAGGACTTTAAATTTGAGTAGTACTGCCCTCGGAGTAGTTCCAAAAGAGGTTGGTGAATTGCTACATTTGAGGTATCTTGATCTATCAGATAATGGCTTTATGGAATTACCTGACAAAATAGGTGATTTGTACAATCTACAAACCTTGCGGCTTGTTCGGTGCTATAATCTGCTAAAAGGGCCTGATCTGAGGAAGTTAATCAATTTGAAGCATCTTTACGTCCAGGGTAGTCTGCGTTTAGAGTCAAAAGGTATTAGTAGATTGAAATCGCTGCAAACACTAGATGAGTTTCACGTGAGCGAAGATACCAGAGAAGAAGGATTGTTGGAGGATCTGGAAAACTTGGACAAGCTTCAAGGGGCTCTTTCCATGCAACACTTGGCATCCCCATTGCAAACTGTGAGTGGGGCCAAGAGAGCACGGTTGAATACGAAACGCCTCCTCCACTTGGAACTTAATTTCCGCTGTGACTGTAGAAGAAGAATACGGAGGGGCGAAGCCGAAGGAGCGATACTGAATGCTTTAAAACCACATCCAGATTTGGAATCATTAAGCATCCTTGGGTGTCGTGGGGCTACCTCGACTCCCACTTGGCTCATGTCTTTACCAAACTTGAAGAGGCTTACTCTTTACATCAGGTATTTGGAGGATTTACCTGCTTTAGGGACACTGTCGTTCCTTGAATCGCTGGATATAAAGATGACTGATAAACTGCAAAAGGTGGGTGTTGAGTTTCTGGGGATAAATCGAATATCATCATCGTCGTCATCGGAGGTTATTTCATTCCCAAAGTTAAAACACCTCACATTCAGTTTCATGGATGAATGGAAAGAGTGGGAAGAAGTGGATTCTCAGAATATCAGGATAATGCCATGCCTTTCATCCTTAGAAGTGAGGAACTGTCGGAAACTAAAAGCTCTGCCGGAGTTCCTATGGAAGACACCACTGAAGAGTTTGACCATTACGAGTTGTCCAATTCTGCATTCTGTGTACTACGGAAGCGAACGTTGTCATTGGACCACTTATGGTGAGAAGCCAGCCCCGATTAATGAGGGGTTTAACAAGATATCTCACATCCCAGAAATCAGAATAGGTTATGAATTTTGA
- the LOC112187203 gene encoding importin subunit beta-3-like has product MSAVLLRRQVTRDDSYIWPRLSPTTQSSLNRFSCPVFNARRSNRFPRSSAIPSPSSPPKSCRTTAGRSSSRSFSGDRDRFQDLLPAMMRTLMESLNNGNEATAQEALELFIELAGTEPRFLRRQIVEVVGSMLRVAEAESLEEGTRHLAIEFVITLAEASERAPGMMRKLPQFISRLLAILMKMVLDIEDDPSWHTAETEDEDAGESGNYSVGQECLDRLAISLGGNTIVPVASEQLLAYLDCPCIDC; this is encoded by the coding sequence ATGTCCGCCGTTCTCCTCCGCAGGCAGGTCACCCGCGACGACTCCTATATCTGGCCCAGGCTCTCCCCGACGACGCAGTCCAGCCTCAATCGATTCTCCTGTCCTGTATTCAACGCGAGGAGGtcaaatcgatttccaagaagcTCTGCGATACCATCTCCGAGCTCGCCTCCGAAATCTTGCCGGACAACGGCTGGCCGGAGCTCCTCACGTTCATTTTCCGGAGATAGGGATAGGTTTCAGGACCTATTGCCGGCGATGATGAGGACACTCATGGAGTCTTTGAACAACGGGAACGAGGCCACGGCACAGGAGGCACTCGAGTTGTTCATCGAATTGGCTGGGACCGAGCCAAGGTTCCTCAGGAGGCAGATTGTGGAGGTGGTTGGCTCTATGCTGCGTGTTGCTGAAGCTGAGTCCTTGGAAGAAGGGACCAGACACTTGGCCATAGAGTTTGTAATCACTCTAGCCGAGGCCAGCGAGCGAGCCCCGGGGATGATGAGGAAGTTGCCGCAGTTTATTAGTAGGTTGCTTGCCATTTTGATGAAGatggttttggatattgagGATGATCCCTCATGGCATACTGCGGAGACTGAAGATGAGGATGCTGGTGAGAGTGGTAATTACAGTGTTGGGCAGGAGTGTTTGGATAGGCTTGCCATTTCCTTGGGTGGGAATACCATTGTTCCCGTCGCGTCTGAGCAGTTGCTTGCCTATTTGGATTGCCCTTGCATAGATTGCTGA